A genome region from Camelina sativa cultivar DH55 chromosome 10, Cs, whole genome shotgun sequence includes the following:
- the LOC104717443 gene encoding uncharacterized protein At4g00950-like, giving the protein MEFEFDDQERFCATPKLPLFSIPLNRACETPGLATPPVNIAGSVPFLWEEAPGKPRVSDENKPPASKQNPGEGGGVVRCLELPPRLFFPAENEPSPTTVLHGPYVIPRRSLSVIRRSEKDSEGRSEFSRSTNGRCCDDGGGGGGTTVKISRVKRKGSLLNLSQSKSQFLARVYQGFKQVIPWRRSRQENLPRMSSSNI; this is encoded by the exons ATGGAATTCGAATTTGATGATCAAGAACGGTTCTGTGCGACTCCTAAGCTTCCTCTGTTCTCGATTCCACTTAATAGAGCATGTGAGACTCCTGGCCTAGCGACACCACCTGTGAACATCGCCGGATCGGTCCCGTTTCTATGGGAGGAAGCTCCCGGAAAGCCTCGCGTCTCCGATGAGAACAAACCGCCGGCGTCCAAACAGAACCccggagaaggaggaggagtggTAAGGTGCCTTGAGCTTCCACCGAGGCTGTTTTTTCCAGCCGAGAATGAGCCATCTCCGACCACAGTTCTCCATGGTCCTTACGTTATACCTCGCCGGTCTTTATCGGTGATAAGGAGAAGTGAAAAAGACTCTGAGGGTAGATCCGAATTTTCACGTTCCACGAATGGGCGCTGCTGCGAcgacggcggcggcggaggcGGAACAACGGTGAAGATCAGTAGagtcaaaagaaaaggaagccTCTTGAATCTTTCTCAGTCCAAATCGCAGTTCTTG GCAAGGGTTTACCAAGGATTTAAGCAAGTGATTCCATGGAGGCGTAGTAGGCAAGAGAATCTTCCAAGGATGAGTTCTTCCAATATTTAA
- the LOC104717447 gene encoding protein phosphatase 2C 57: MALLRPHLHPFHSNNLLRHSSYPSAEAGGGLIVYPTYGRRHHRCCSAIAIDAPSSMAGVTPIRWGYTSVQGFRDEMEDEIVIRSDALDNFSYAAVFDGHAGSSSVKFLREELYKECVGALQAGSLLNGGDLAAIREALIKAFESVDRNLLKWLEANGEEEDESGSTATVMFIRNDVSFIAHIGDSCAVLSRSGKIEELTDYHRPYGSSKAAIQEMKRIKEAGGWIVNGRICGDIAVSRAFGDIRFKTKKDEMLKKGVDEGRWSEKFVSRIEFKGDMVVATPDIFQVPITSDVEFIILASDGLWDYMKSSDVVSYVRDQLRKHGNVQLACESLAQVALDRRSQDNISIIIADLGRTEWKNLPAQRQNVVVELVQAAATVGLVTVGIWMSSYLS, from the exons ATGGCGCTTCTGAGGCCGCATCTTCATCCCTTTCACTCCAACAACCTCCTCCGACACTCCAGCTATCCTTCCGCCGAAGCTGGCGGTGGCCTTATCGTCTATCCCACGTATGGTCGTCGTCACCACCGTTGTTGCTCCGCGATTGCGATCGACGCGCCGTCGTCAATGGCGGGCGTGACGCCGATTCGATGGGGTTACACTAGCGTTCAAGGATTCCGAGACGAGATGGAGGACGAAATCGTCATCCGTTCCGATGCTCTTGATAACTTCTCATACGCCGCGGTTTTCGACGGCCACGCTGGATCGTCCTCTGTCAAATTCCTTAG ggAAGAGCTGTATAAGGAGTGTGTTGGAGCATTGCAAGCTGGATCGTTGTTGAATGGAGGTGATCTCGCTGCAATCAGGGAAGCTTTGATTAAGGCCTTTGAAAGCGTGGATCGTAATTTGCTCAAATG GCTAGAAGCAaacggtgaagaagaagacgaatcaGGTTCAACAGCCACTGTAATGTTCATCAGAAATGATGTTTCTTTCATTGCACATATTGGTGATTCGTGCGCA GTTTTATCTCGATCTGGGAAAATAGAGGAGTTGACTGATTATCATCGGCCATATGGAAGCAGTAAGGCAGCTATCCAGGAAATGAAAAGGATTAAAGAAGCAGGTGGCTGG ATTGTCAATGGAAGGATTTGTGGAGACATAGCTGTATCTCGTGCTTTTGGTGACATCCGGTTCAAGACAAAGAAGGATGA GATGTTAAAGAAAGGTGTTGATGAAGGAAGATGGTCTGAGAAGTTTGTTTCGAG AATCGAGTTTAAAGGAGACATGGTTGTCGCAACTCCAGATATCTTCCAAGTACCTATTACATCGGATGTGGAATTCATTATTTTAGCTTCTGATGGATTATGGGACTACATGAAAAG TTCAGATGTGGTTAGTTACGTAAGGGATCAGCTTCGGAAACATGGAAATGTGCAG CTTGCTTGTGAATCTCTTGCGCAAGTAGCTCTG GACCGGCGATCTCAGGACAACATCAGCATCATTATTGCTGATCTAGG AAGAACAGAGTGGAAGAATCTTCCTGCGCAGCGACAGAACGTGGTGGTTGAACTGGTTCAGGCTGCAGCGACTGTCGGTTTAGTTACTGTTGGCATATGGATGTCTTCGTATCTATCTTAA